A window of Rhododendron vialii isolate Sample 1 chromosome 13a, ASM3025357v1 contains these coding sequences:
- the LOC131314242 gene encoding protein LURP-one-related 7, producing the protein MDFSASEYQANPQIPIDLFVSKKSGNAGGGSGGLRFADASGNLVYRVESQSHDSTRKRVLFDSAGNALICIARNHKGSWQCFKGNSSEENNLICRVDRTLKSFNSTEFEIFPGGEIGEESKSDFKMKGSPFYRSCTIYRGDTILAQTSLMYKLGIQKVFVSRHKFRLTMFPGFGDHAFVVALIVIYFDGRKLWI; encoded by the exons ATGGATTTCTCAGCATCTGAATACCAGGCGAATCCACAAATACCGATCGATCTGTTCGTGTCCAAGAAAAGCGGTAACGCCGGCGGCGGAAGCGGCGGCCTCAGATTCGCCGACGCGTCCGGCAATCTCGTGTATAGAGTAGAAAGTCAATCGCACGATTCGACTCGCAAACGAGTCCTCTTCGATTCCGCCGGGAATGCCCTAATTTGCATCGCCCGTAACCAC AAAGGATCTTGGCAATGCTTCAAGGGAAACAGCAGTGAAGAGAACAACTTGATATGCAGAGTAGATAGGACACTAAAGTCATTCAATAGCACCGAGTTTGAGATATTCCCTGGCGGTGAAATTGGGGAAGAGTCAAAGTCTGATTTCAAGATGAAAGGTTCACCCTTCTACAGATCCTGCACCATCTACAGGGGGGATACTATCTTAGCACAG ACTAGCCTCATGTACAAGCTTGGGATTCAGAAGGTCTTCGTATCGAGGCACAAATTTCGACTGACCATGTTTCCTGGGTTTGGAGATCATGCTTTTGTTGTGGCTTTGattgtaatttattttgatGGGCGAAAACTGTGGATCTGA
- the LOC131314241 gene encoding RNA-directed DNA methylation 4 isoform X2 — protein MADMATSSSTPSEDDKPVIVRVKRKASQSPLEAFWLEINERPLKRPLLDLEKLSISDSSGKEALKSKKVLVQHVETTSSSEDTVDVLQLLVPKPADGCESKARNEEQRRTFTTENKQDQLRGKARVKQEVLSKNARFEQIWRSRKGKKEAMHDDALHEMCHVYDVVRVDVEEATIEVHDQEDSDLEDHRIMSSYLPLLREFIPSAAEEVESDIHDYMSNRASKDEYVYDLYAVKEDNNTIVEGTSNPFPLVQVDEDNEFYAGPIASDNESDDSNAEDNPMNDYPDEETSEDNEDSGSSTSKDESEENEDSEMSASKKSSEPEDSEHQSWLEEADPMYEDYIYGGDEGDGEGEAYYDKDEGSDNDYWKWSYR, from the exons ATGGCTGATATGGCGACAAGCTCTTCGACTCCGTCCGAGGACGATAAGCCAGTGATTGTTAGGGTTAAGCGCAAAGCTTCCCAGTCTCCCCTTGAAGCTTTCT GGCTCGAAATCAACGAGAGGCCATTGAAGCGGCCGTTGCTGGATCTCGAGAAGCTTTCAATCTCCGATTCTTCTGGAAAGG AGGCATTGAAATCAAAAAAGGTTCTTGTGCAGCATGTAGAGACAACAAGCAGCTCAGAGGATACCGTTGATGTTTTGCAATTGTTAGTG CCTAAACCAGCGGACGGATGTGAAAGTAAGGCAAGAAATGAGGAACAAAGACGTACATTTACAACAGAGaat AAACAAGATCAGTTGCGGGGTAAAGCCAGAGTAAAGCAAGAG GTTTTGTCAAAAAATGCTCGTTTTGAACAAATATGGAGGAgcagaaaggggaaaaaagaggCGATGCATGATGATGCACTGCATGAAATGTGTCATGTTTATGATGTTGTTCGCGTTGATGTGGAGGAAGCAACCATTGAAGTGCATGACCAGGA AGATTCAGATTTGGAGGATCACAGGATTATGTCTAGTTATCTGCCTCTATTACGAGAATTCATCCCAAGTGCTGCTGAAGAAGTGGAGTCTGACATTCATGATTACATGTCCAACCGAG CGTCCAAGGATGAATATGTGTATGACTTGTATGCTGTGAAGGAAGATAACAACACAATTGTGGAAGGCACATCAAACCCATTTCCTTT GGTACAAGTTGATGAAGATAATGAATTCTATGCTGGCCCAATTGCATCAGATAATGAAAGCGATGATTCTAATG CTGAAGACAATCCTATGAATGACTATCCTGATGAGGAAACTTCTGAAGACAATGAGGATAGTGGGAGCAGTACCTCCAAAGATGAATCAGAAGAAAATGAAGATTCAGAGATGAGTGCCAGTAAAAAATCTTCAGAACCTGAAGATTCAGAGCACCAGAGCTGGTTAGAAGAGGCAGACCCCATGTATGAAGATTACATCTACGGTGGTGATGAAGGTGATGGTGAAGGTGAGGCTTATTATGATAAAGATGAGGGCTCTGACAATGATTACTGGAAATGGTCCTACCGTTAA
- the LOC131314241 gene encoding RNA-directed DNA methylation 4 isoform X1 gives MADMATSSSTPSEDDKPVIVRVKRKASQSPLEAFWLEINERPLKRPLLDLEKLSISDSSGKAEALKSKKVLVQHVETTSSSEDTVDVLQLLVPKPADGCESKARNEEQRRTFTTENKQDQLRGKARVKQEVLSKNARFEQIWRSRKGKKEAMHDDALHEMCHVYDVVRVDVEEATIEVHDQEDSDLEDHRIMSSYLPLLREFIPSAAEEVESDIHDYMSNRASKDEYVYDLYAVKEDNNTIVEGTSNPFPLVQVDEDNEFYAGPIASDNESDDSNAEDNPMNDYPDEETSEDNEDSGSSTSKDESEENEDSEMSASKKSSEPEDSEHQSWLEEADPMYEDYIYGGDEGDGEGEAYYDKDEGSDNDYWKWSYR, from the exons ATGGCTGATATGGCGACAAGCTCTTCGACTCCGTCCGAGGACGATAAGCCAGTGATTGTTAGGGTTAAGCGCAAAGCTTCCCAGTCTCCCCTTGAAGCTTTCT GGCTCGAAATCAACGAGAGGCCATTGAAGCGGCCGTTGCTGGATCTCGAGAAGCTTTCAATCTCCGATTCTTCTGGAAAGG CAGAGGCATTGAAATCAAAAAAGGTTCTTGTGCAGCATGTAGAGACAACAAGCAGCTCAGAGGATACCGTTGATGTTTTGCAATTGTTAGTG CCTAAACCAGCGGACGGATGTGAAAGTAAGGCAAGAAATGAGGAACAAAGACGTACATTTACAACAGAGaat AAACAAGATCAGTTGCGGGGTAAAGCCAGAGTAAAGCAAGAG GTTTTGTCAAAAAATGCTCGTTTTGAACAAATATGGAGGAgcagaaaggggaaaaaagaggCGATGCATGATGATGCACTGCATGAAATGTGTCATGTTTATGATGTTGTTCGCGTTGATGTGGAGGAAGCAACCATTGAAGTGCATGACCAGGA AGATTCAGATTTGGAGGATCACAGGATTATGTCTAGTTATCTGCCTCTATTACGAGAATTCATCCCAAGTGCTGCTGAAGAAGTGGAGTCTGACATTCATGATTACATGTCCAACCGAG CGTCCAAGGATGAATATGTGTATGACTTGTATGCTGTGAAGGAAGATAACAACACAATTGTGGAAGGCACATCAAACCCATTTCCTTT GGTACAAGTTGATGAAGATAATGAATTCTATGCTGGCCCAATTGCATCAGATAATGAAAGCGATGATTCTAATG CTGAAGACAATCCTATGAATGACTATCCTGATGAGGAAACTTCTGAAGACAATGAGGATAGTGGGAGCAGTACCTCCAAAGATGAATCAGAAGAAAATGAAGATTCAGAGATGAGTGCCAGTAAAAAATCTTCAGAACCTGAAGATTCAGAGCACCAGAGCTGGTTAGAAGAGGCAGACCCCATGTATGAAGATTACATCTACGGTGGTGATGAAGGTGATGGTGAAGGTGAGGCTTATTATGATAAAGATGAGGGCTCTGACAATGATTACTGGAAATGGTCCTACCGTTAA